A single region of the Nostoc sp. MS1 genome encodes:
- a CDS encoding cation-translocating P-type ATPase: MSFHQPVWTLPIAAVYELLGTTDNGLTEYEATQSLERYGANELPETAQRPMWLRFTDQLTHFMALLLWIAGILAFISGTPELGWAIWAVIWINAVFSFWQEFQAEQALSALKNVLPMQVKVYRDGELKQIPARELVRGDVMQLEEGDRVSADARLVTSQSLYLDVSVLTGESLPVARNAYPVRVREVAAIRGGKTLPAGEQPLQEPTNLAEIPNLVLAGSTVSSGRGVAVVYATGAQTEFGHVAHLTTIVQHEPSTLEVQVAQMVRVITAIALTMGVLVFLLTSLLVGMEVKESFMFAIGIIVALVPEGLLPTVTLSLAIGVRRMVRRNALVRRLSAVETLSATTVICTDKTGTLTKNEMTVHYLWIPWQPIGNELPETPLAISPTLIEVTGAGYDPTVGKVQMSENFAAAWKVNLLLTGAALCSNARLIHLTAPSRWQEIGDPTEAALLVAAAKAGLNLEILQTQLPRLREVPFDSRRRMMTVILDWRASTVWTGDLPNLAFTKGAPLEVLRHCTSILRNGTLADINQDDWNQVVAANDSLAAQGFRVLGVAARRVGSEMLDLRSQDLEQNLTFIGLVAMFDPPRPEVSDAIAQCHTAGIKVTMVTGDYGLTAEAIARQIGLVNNSVRVVTGESIGHLSDAQLKQIVKYRSGLVFARMSPEHKLRLVQAYKDIGDVVAVTGDGVNDAPALRAAHIGVAMGMNGTDVAREAADIVLTDDNFATIVSAIKQGRAVYQNIRKFMTYILASNVAELVPFLLMVALKIPPALVIMQILAIDLGTDLVPALALGAEKPEVGTMQQPPRKKSRSLLDRSLLLRAYCFLGLLEAILGMTAFFLIWWSYGYNLQQLQAVTPSILSHSANAATVAIYAQATTMTLATIVACQDGNVFACRSERTSIWQLGLFSNPLIWLGIAIEWMLVILITNSTSLSRIFSTAPLVPWQWLLLLVCPPIILGAEELRKAAWLRNPRHRR; encoded by the coding sequence ATGTCGTTTCATCAACCAGTCTGGACATTACCCATTGCAGCCGTTTATGAGTTATTGGGAACTACTGACAACGGCTTGACTGAATATGAGGCAACACAAAGCCTTGAGCGTTATGGTGCGAATGAACTGCCAGAAACGGCCCAGCGTCCAATGTGGCTTCGCTTTACGGATCAACTCACCCACTTTATGGCTCTATTGCTATGGATAGCAGGAATTTTGGCATTTATTTCCGGCACTCCAGAACTGGGATGGGCAATCTGGGCTGTGATCTGGATTAATGCCGTCTTTAGTTTTTGGCAAGAGTTTCAGGCAGAACAAGCATTATCAGCACTCAAGAATGTGTTACCGATGCAGGTAAAAGTGTATCGAGATGGTGAACTCAAGCAAATACCAGCACGGGAACTGGTGCGTGGGGATGTTATGCAATTGGAAGAAGGCGATCGCGTTTCGGCTGATGCGCGTCTGGTAACATCCCAAAGTCTATACCTCGATGTCTCTGTGCTGACTGGTGAATCTCTGCCTGTGGCTCGCAATGCCTATCCAGTCAGGGTGCGGGAAGTTGCTGCTATTCGGGGTGGAAAGACTCTACCAGCCGGTGAACAACCTTTACAAGAACCAACTAATTTGGCGGAAATTCCCAATTTGGTGTTAGCAGGCTCAACAGTGTCATCAGGACGAGGAGTAGCTGTAGTCTATGCCACAGGCGCACAAACAGAATTTGGTCACGTAGCGCATCTCACAACCATTGTGCAACACGAACCTAGCACTTTAGAAGTGCAAGTGGCACAAATGGTGCGGGTAATCACAGCGATCGCTCTGACGATGGGAGTATTGGTATTTTTGCTGACATCTCTGTTAGTGGGGATGGAAGTGAAAGAGAGTTTTATGTTTGCGATCGGTATCATTGTAGCCTTAGTGCCGGAGGGGTTATTGCCTACCGTCACATTATCATTAGCAATTGGAGTCCGGCGGATGGTACGGCGCAATGCTCTAGTGCGTCGGCTGTCGGCGGTGGAAACCTTAAGTGCTACTACGGTCATCTGCACAGATAAAACTGGCACATTGACCAAAAACGAAATGACGGTGCATTATCTCTGGATTCCCTGGCAGCCTATTGGCAATGAACTGCCAGAAACACCATTGGCTATCTCACCCACCCTGATTGAAGTCACTGGGGCAGGATATGACCCTACAGTTGGGAAAGTACAGATGTCTGAGAATTTTGCTGCCGCCTGGAAGGTCAATTTGTTACTCACAGGCGCAGCACTTTGCTCTAATGCCCGCCTGATTCACCTGACAGCCCCTAGCCGTTGGCAAGAGATTGGTGATCCCACAGAAGCAGCTTTGTTAGTCGCTGCGGCTAAAGCTGGGCTAAATTTGGAAATCTTGCAAACACAACTTCCACGCTTGCGCGAAGTGCCATTTGATTCGCGGCGGCGAATGATGACGGTAATATTAGATTGGCGTGCCTCAACGGTATGGACTGGTGACTTGCCAAACTTAGCTTTTACTAAAGGTGCGCCGTTAGAAGTCTTACGCCACTGCACATCCATTTTACGCAATGGTACGCTGGCAGACATCAACCAAGACGACTGGAATCAAGTGGTAGCAGCCAACGATAGTTTAGCCGCCCAAGGTTTTCGGGTGCTAGGAGTAGCGGCGCGGCGTGTTGGGAGTGAGATGTTAGATTTGCGATCGCAAGACCTAGAGCAGAATTTAACCTTCATTGGTTTAGTGGCGATGTTTGATCCGCCCCGTCCAGAAGTAAGTGATGCGATCGCTCAATGCCATACCGCCGGAATTAAGGTAACTATGGTGACAGGTGATTATGGTTTAACTGCGGAAGCGATCGCTCGTCAAATTGGACTGGTCAACAACTCGGTACGAGTAGTCACAGGTGAAAGCATAGGACATTTGTCTGATGCACAATTAAAGCAAATTGTCAAATATCGTTCTGGATTGGTCTTTGCGCGGATGTCTCCAGAACACAAGTTACGGTTAGTGCAAGCCTACAAAGATATTGGTGATGTCGTTGCAGTCACAGGGGATGGAGTTAATGATGCCCCAGCCTTAAGAGCGGCTCATATTGGGGTAGCGATGGGGATGAATGGCACAGATGTAGCACGGGAAGCCGCCGATATTGTGCTGACAGATGATAACTTTGCCACTATTGTCAGCGCGATTAAGCAGGGACGTGCGGTTTATCAAAATATCCGCAAATTTATGACTTATATCTTGGCATCGAATGTGGCGGAATTAGTGCCTTTTTTGCTAATGGTAGCCCTAAAAATTCCCCCCGCTTTGGTAATCATGCAGATTCTCGCCATTGATTTAGGTACTGACTTAGTACCGGCTCTAGCCTTGGGTGCAGAAAAACCAGAAGTTGGCACAATGCAACAACCACCTCGGAAAAAATCGCGATCGCTTCTTGACCGTTCCCTACTTTTACGCGCCTATTGTTTTCTAGGACTACTCGAAGCGATTCTGGGAATGACAGCATTCTTCCTCATCTGGTGGAGTTATGGATATAACTTACAACAATTACAAGCCGTCACTCCCAGTATTTTATCGCACTCAGCTAACGCCGCCACCGTTGCTATATATGCTCAAGCTACAACCATGACCTTAGCTACCATTGTTGCCTGTCAAGATGGTAATGTTTTCGCTTGCCGTTCGGAGCGCACTTCTATTTGGCAGCTAGGATTATTTTCTAATCCTCTAATTTGGTTAGGAATTGCGATCGAATGGATGTTAGTCATACTGATTACCAACAGCACATCCTTAAGTAGAATTTTTTCCACTGCACCCTTAGTACCTTGGCAATGGTTGCTGTTGCTAGTATGTCCGCCAATTATTTTAGGCGCAGAAGAACTAAGAAAAGCCGCTTGGCTCAGAAATCCTAGACATAGACGATAA
- a CDS encoding pyridoxal-dependent decarboxylase produces the protein MDKKKPNNPENILFAMSEVGVWQETVFDSDAAIVSPPTKDSCSTYPTVPGISYRNFALSSTGLTPEQQSTALSQLHNYQFVQKSHFLGYQVNQSFNYEEDLKPYLNYHINNVGDPFQSGNFTINSKFMERAVLDYYASLWNARWPHDPNDLESYWGYVLTMGCTEGNLYGLWNGRDYLAGKFLLNDPSVEEEARKASLSGQPRSVPPRLIYQQAPVLEENPNAHTPVAFYSEDTHYSIIKAMRVMAMQNFYEIGTEKYPQENPLAPGQPWPKEVPSQGGNDGPGSIDIKALCKLVEFFAAKGYPILVCFNYGTTFKGAYDDVEAAGKALLPILKKYGLDDRKVYYDPEDPTKYDIRNGYWFHVDGALGAAYMPFIEMAHNMGKISQRGPNFDFRLPFVHSIAMSGHKWIGAPLPCGIYMTKTKYQLRPPDDPEYIGSQDTTFAGSRNGFSAMLLWDYLAKNSYAAQVDKVLYTENIANYTYLQLKALEEKLGEDLWVAHTPLSLTIRFKRANDDIVFKYSLSSETLYVKGQKREYSHIFLMTHVTTALIDELLQDLSQPGAFPKQEEEQPEFETDIYLTHKPKKLIHVPHIGRGFK, from the coding sequence ATGGACAAAAAAAAACCAAACAATCCAGAAAATATCCTGTTTGCTATGTCAGAAGTTGGAGTTTGGCAAGAAACTGTGTTTGATAGTGACGCTGCGATTGTGTCACCTCCCACAAAAGATTCATGCTCTACGTACCCCACAGTACCTGGTATTAGTTACAGAAACTTCGCTCTATCTTCAACAGGTTTGACTCCCGAACAACAAAGCACCGCTCTAAGCCAATTGCACAACTATCAGTTTGTGCAGAAAAGTCACTTCCTCGGCTATCAAGTCAACCAAAGCTTTAACTACGAAGAAGACTTGAAGCCGTACCTCAATTATCACATCAATAACGTCGGCGACCCTTTCCAAAGCGGCAATTTCACCATTAACAGCAAGTTTATGGAGCGTGCGGTACTGGATTATTACGCCTCACTATGGAACGCACGCTGGCCACATGATCCCAATGACCTAGAGTCTTACTGGGGTTACGTCCTCACTATGGGTTGCACAGAAGGTAACTTATACGGTTTGTGGAACGGACGGGATTATCTAGCTGGCAAGTTCTTACTTAATGACCCTAGCGTTGAAGAAGAAGCCAGGAAAGCTAGTTTATCAGGTCAGCCACGCTCAGTACCGCCCCGTCTCATCTATCAGCAGGCACCTGTTTTAGAGGAAAATCCCAACGCCCATACTCCAGTTGCATTTTATTCAGAAGACACGCACTACTCAATTATCAAAGCTATGCGTGTGATGGCTATGCAGAATTTCTACGAGATTGGTACTGAAAAATATCCACAGGAAAATCCACTAGCACCCGGTCAGCCCTGGCCAAAAGAGGTGCCATCCCAAGGTGGTAACGATGGGCCTGGCTCGATTGATATTAAAGCGCTGTGCAAGCTCGTCGAGTTTTTTGCTGCTAAGGGATATCCGATTCTCGTGTGCTTCAACTACGGCACTACATTCAAAGGTGCTTACGACGATGTAGAAGCAGCTGGCAAAGCTCTGCTTCCTATTTTAAAAAAATATGGTCTTGACGATCGCAAGGTGTATTACGACCCCGAAGACCCAACCAAGTACGATATTCGCAATGGCTATTGGTTCCATGTAGATGGGGCGCTTGGTGCTGCCTATATGCCATTTATTGAAATGGCACATAACATGGGTAAAATCTCGCAGCGCGGGCCGAACTTTGATTTTCGTTTGCCTTTTGTACACTCGATCGCCATGAGCGGACACAAGTGGATTGGCGCACCCTTACCATGCGGCATTTATATGACCAAGACAAAGTATCAGCTGCGTCCACCCGACGATCCAGAATATATCGGTTCTCAAGATACTACATTTGCTGGTTCTCGCAATGGCTTTTCAGCCATGCTTCTCTGGGACTACTTGGCAAAAAATTCTTACGCAGCCCAGGTTGATAAGGTGCTTTATACAGAAAATATTGCTAACTATACATATTTGCAATTAAAGGCGTTAGAAGAGAAGTTGGGAGAAGATTTATGGGTAGCACATACGCCACTATCCCTGACTATCCGCTTCAAACGTGCTAATGATGATATTGTCTTTAAATATTCTCTCTCAAGCGAAACTTTGTATGTGAAAGGTCAAAAGCGCGAGTATTCGCATATTTTCCTCATGACACACGTTACCACTGCTCTGATTGATGAACTGCTCCAAGACCTCAGTCAGCCTGGTGCTTTCCCGAAACAGGAAGAAGAACAGCCAGAATTTGAAACTGATATTTACCTGACTCACAAGCCGAAGAAACTTATCCACGTTCCACATATCGGTCGTGGCTTTAAATAA
- a CDS encoding DMT family transporter, whose translation MVFSPCSTYSANTVSTFLFIAPVIGVVFGHWFLGEALTWTVGLGGAIVSLGVFLVYRYTLSYNESRKSNRSGSII comes from the coding sequence TTGGTTTTTTCACCTTGTTCTACTTACAGTGCAAATACAGTTTCGACTTTCCTGTTTATTGCACCAGTCATCGGTGTAGTGTTTGGGCATTGGTTTCTCGGTGAAGCATTAACCTGGACTGTAGGGTTAGGAGGTGCAATTGTATCTTTGGGAGTTTTTCTTGTGTATCGTTATACTCTTTCTTATAACGAAAGTCGCAAGAGCAATCGCTCTGGCAGTATTATTTAA
- a CDS encoding IS630 family transposase (programmed frameshift), with protein MGCRLRVFLTPKQDKILFNLRTADVPQKVKDRAEVIRLSAHGWYVEKIADHFDWTAQTVREVLHRWEKQGLEGLWEKAGRGGKSRWAEADMAFLEKCLEQEPRTYNSVQLAQKLEQERSVKLSPDWLRQVLKKGVIWKRTRKSHKGKQDPVVQQIKQADLEMLELSAAVGEIDLKYVDESGFCAWSEPSYSYYFRGQQKRLEQSKRRGRRLSIIGFLQPLISFVYGLVIGGVSRKSYIQMMELEAAEAKQSGRIRVIVQDNGPIHRCKEVQQLWSKWEDMGLYIFFLPKYCSEMNPIELEWQHLKKDELASKTFDDELDLAYAVIDGVQRKGEKRNYSTKRVKFNSYSSA; from the exons ATGGGCTGCCGTTTAAGGGTATTTCTGACTCCTAAGCAAGATAAAATTCTGTTCAACCTGAGAACGGCAGATGTACCCCAGAAAGTGAAAGACCGAGCCGAAGTGATCAGATTAAGCGCACATGGTTGGTACGTAGAGAAGATAGCAGATCACTTTGACTGGACTGCCCAAACAGTAAGAGAAGTTTTGCATAGATGGGAAAAACAAGGTCTAGAAGGACTGTGGGAGAAAGCAGGGCGGGGAGGAAAATCAAGGTGGGCAGAAGCTGACATGGCGTTCTTAGAAAAATGCTTGGAGCAAGAACCACGTACATATAATAGTGTTCAATTAGCCCAAAAATTAGAGCAAGAACGCTCCGTGAAATTGAGTCCTGACTGGTTAAGGCAGGTACTC AAAAAGGGGGTCATTTGGAAGCGAACACGAAAAAGTCATAAGGGGAAACAAGACCCGGTAGTACAGCAAATCAAACAGGCAGACTTAGAAATGCTGGAATTATCTGCTGCTGTTGGCGAAATCGATTTAAAGTATGTGGATGAATCAGGGTTTTGTGCTTGGAGTGAACCGAGTTACAGTTATTACTTTCGAGGACAGCAAAAACGCTTGGAGCAAAGTAAACGTAGGGGGCGAAGGTTAAGTATTATTGGGTTCCTTCAACCCCTAATTAGCTTTGTGTACGGTTTGGTGATTGGCGGCGTTTCACGCAAATCCTATATCCAAATGATGGAGCTTGAAGCAGCAGAAGCCAAACAATCAGGACGCATCAGAGTCATCGTGCAGGACAACGGCCCGATACATCGGTGTAAAGAGGTTCAGCAATTATGGTCAAAGTGGGAAGACATGGGTTTGTACATCTTCTTTTTACCCAAATATTGTTCAGAAATGAATCCCATTGAATTAGAGTGGCAACACCTTAAAAAAGATGAACTTGCCTCGAAAACTTTTGATGACGAATTAGACCTTGCTTATGCTGTCATTGATGGAGTTCAAAGAAAAGGTGAAAAGAGAAACTACAGTACAAAACGTGTAAAATTTAACTCTTATTCTTCTGCTTAA
- a CDS encoding ISAs1 family transposase yields MAVIAGAEGWEDIEEYGISKQEWLKTFLQIPFGIPSPDTFRRVFERINPKEFEQCFREWVQSLIEKLGVEVVAIDGKTHRGSYDRESQLKALHTVSAWSSEHRLVLGQTKVTEKSNEITAIPALLEMLDISGCIITIDAMGTQKSIAEKIIAADADYILSLKENHPKLHQQIKNWFATAQSIGFKSIDVSISQRIEKGHHRIEKRTVYTVPVSQIPELYQLDLWVGLKTMVMVVRSSQHWNKTTQEVQFYITSLKSDAHKIGSAIRQHWGIENSVHWTLDVTFNEDECRIRSLHSPQNFSLLRRIALNALERESSFRRSIRQKSRRAAMNDQYMLSVLAASLPNSILS; encoded by the coding sequence TTGGCAGTAATAGCAGGAGCAGAAGGTTGGGAAGATATTGAGGAGTATGGAATCAGTAAACAGGAGTGGTTGAAAACGTTTTTGCAAATACCATTTGGAATACCCAGTCCCGATACTTTTAGGAGGGTGTTTGAAAGAATTAACCCAAAAGAATTTGAGCAATGTTTTCGGGAGTGGGTACAATCACTAATTGAGAAATTGGGAGTAGAAGTAGTAGCCATAGATGGCAAAACCCATAGAGGCTCATATGATCGGGAATCTCAGCTAAAAGCATTACACACGGTCAGTGCCTGGTCGAGTGAACACCGTCTGGTCTTGGGACAAACAAAGGTGACTGAAAAATCCAATGAAATTACTGCGATTCCAGCACTGTTAGAAATGTTAGACATCTCTGGCTGCATCATTACTATTGATGCAATGGGTACTCAAAAATCGATTGCCGAGAAAATTATCGCGGCTGATGCGGATTATATTCTGAGCCTGAAAGAGAATCATCCAAAACTACATCAACAAATCAAAAATTGGTTTGCGACAGCACAATCAATTGGATTTAAAAGTATTGATGTCAGCATTAGTCAACGTATTGAAAAAGGACATCACCGCATCGAAAAGCGTACAGTTTACACTGTACCTGTGTCGCAGATTCCTGAACTTTATCAACTAGACTTATGGGTAGGACTCAAAACAATGGTGATGGTAGTACGTTCGAGTCAGCATTGGAATAAAACAACACAAGAGGTGCAATTTTACATTACTAGTCTCAAGAGTGATGCCCACAAAATTGGTAGTGCAATTCGACAGCATTGGGGTATTGAAAATTCTGTTCATTGGACATTAGATGTCACTTTCAATGAAGATGAATGTCGAATTCGTTCTCTGCACAGTCCACAGAATTTTTCTTTGCTACGTCGCATTGCTCTTAATGCCTTAGAGCGAGAATCCTCTTTCCGGCGCAGTATTCGCCAAAAGTCACGGCGAGCCGCGATGAATGATCAGTATATGCTTTCTGTTTTGGCTGCATCTCTCCCAAATTCAATACTCTCCTAA
- a CDS encoding AAA-like domain-containing protein translates to MKCNHQSKLNLSQDDYLYSLLRVGEFCYVYNLPQTSKSGLRQRVMRRLQDDGFACAVVDVAEINTDVITIEQWYVKLINKLVEEFNLQTEFNLKTWWQKNSLFSPVRCFSKFIETILLPKVNNNIVIFVDEIDSVSSLAFNSDDFFVVIRDCYNRRADKPEYKRITFALLGVSTPYDLIQDKKRTPFDIGRVIDSASLQAM, encoded by the coding sequence ATGAAATGCAACCATCAAAGTAAACTTAATCTCTCCCAGGATGATTATCTATATTCTCTGTTGCGAGTTGGGGAGTTTTGTTATGTTTATAATCTGCCTCAGACGAGTAAATCTGGTTTGCGACAGCGAGTAATGCGGCGATTGCAAGACGATGGATTTGCTTGTGCGGTTGTTGATGTCGCGGAGATTAATACAGATGTTATTACGATTGAACAATGGTACGTCAAGCTAATAAATAAATTGGTAGAAGAATTTAACCTTCAGACTGAATTTAATTTAAAAACTTGGTGGCAGAAAAACAGTTTATTTTCTCCTGTGCGGTGTTTTAGTAAGTTCATTGAGACAATTTTATTGCCAAAAGTTAACAACAATATTGTGATTTTCGTTGATGAAATTGATAGTGTTTCGAGCTTGGCTTTTAATTCAGATGACTTTTTTGTTGTAATTCGGGATTGTTATAATCGCCGAGCAGATAAACCAGAGTATAAACGTATCACTTTTGCATTGCTTGGAGTTTCTACACCTTACGATTTAATTCAAGATAAAAAACGCACACCTTTTGATATTGGTCGGGTAATTGATTCAGCTTCTTTACAGGCGATGTGA
- a CDS encoding zinc-binding alcohol dehydrogenase family protein gives MKAIVLESPGDPTALKLKQMTKPSPQPGWVLIKVKAFGLNRSEMFTRQGYSQGVQLPRVLGIECVGVVEAAPETAFEPGQKVAAIMGGMGRAFDGSYAEYTCVPQTCVFPINSNLDWSVLGAIPEMFQTAYGSLVSGLNVQAGQTLLVRGGSSSVGMAATHLAKQMGLTVVATTRNSSKIKALQANGADHVVIDTGEIVTSIRQSYSKGFDCVLELVGTSTLMDSLQCVVPGGIVCMSGILGNAWTLSNFAPMDDIPHTVKLTVYSGGCEDLSGEYLQRFIDGVEAGQNRVNIDRVFKFDEIVQAHQYMESNQATGKLVVLVDEQDNSNKSSNI, from the coding sequence ATGAAAGCAATTGTATTAGAATCTCCGGGTGATCCGACAGCGCTGAAGTTAAAACAGATGACAAAACCATCTCCTCAGCCTGGATGGGTGCTAATCAAGGTAAAAGCTTTTGGACTAAACCGTTCTGAGATGTTCACTCGTCAAGGGTATTCTCAAGGTGTTCAACTTCCCAGAGTTTTAGGGATTGAGTGCGTTGGAGTTGTGGAAGCGGCTCCTGAAACAGCATTTGAGCCAGGTCAGAAGGTAGCAGCGATTATGGGAGGCATGGGACGAGCGTTTGATGGCAGCTATGCTGAATACACCTGTGTACCCCAAACCTGTGTTTTTCCGATTAATAGTAACCTCGACTGGTCAGTCTTAGGAGCAATACCAGAAATGTTCCAGACGGCTTATGGTTCTCTGGTGTCTGGTTTAAATGTGCAGGCGGGACAAACGTTATTGGTTCGGGGGGGTAGTTCATCAGTAGGTATGGCCGCTACACATCTTGCCAAACAAATGGGGCTAACGGTTGTGGCAACTACTCGTAATTCTTCTAAAATAAAAGCTTTGCAAGCAAATGGAGCTGATCACGTTGTCATAGATACAGGAGAGATCGTTACCTCAATCCGGCAAAGCTATTCTAAGGGGTTTGATTGCGTTTTAGAACTGGTAGGCACGTCTACTTTGATGGATTCACTGCAATGTGTGGTTCCTGGTGGTATCGTCTGCATGAGTGGAATTTTGGGTAATGCTTGGACATTAAGTAACTTTGCACCAATGGATGATATTCCGCATACAGTAAAATTGACGGTTTATAGTGGAGGTTGTGAAGATTTATCTGGCGAATACTTACAAAGATTTATTGATGGTGTAGAAGCAGGGCAAAATCGAGTAAATATAGATCGTGTGTTTAAGTTTGATGAGATTGTTCAAGCACATCAATATATGGAATCTAATCAAGCAACAGGAAAATTAGTAGTTTTAGTTGATGAGCAGGATAACTCTAACAAAAGTTCAAACATCTAA
- a CDS encoding RpoD/SigA family RNA polymerase sigma factor has translation MPSLSSDLVRIYLQEIGQFPLLTSDQEITYGRQVQQMIAVQEQQHELSQKLDREPTTAELANFLNKTETQVNQILELGQRAKQKMITANLRLVVSIAKKYQRRNLEFLDLVQEGAIGLQRGIEKFDPNRGYKLSTYAYWWISQAITRAIAEKSRTVRLPIHVNEKLNQIKKVQREFFQTLGRRPSVAEIAQKLELEPNQIREYLKVASGTISLDLKVGDNQETELSELLASEGISPNENTTHEMLRQDLSDLLASLKPMQREVLILRFGLLDNQEQSLAQIGEKLNISRERVRQIQQQAMTALRRQQPSIGQYLTS, from the coding sequence ATGCCTAGCCTAAGTTCTGATTTGGTACGCATCTATTTACAAGAGATTGGTCAGTTTCCTTTGTTAACCTCTGACCAAGAAATAACTTATGGCAGGCAAGTACAGCAGATGATTGCCGTTCAAGAGCAACAGCATGAACTTAGTCAAAAACTGGATCGAGAACCGACAACAGCAGAATTAGCGAATTTCCTCAACAAAACTGAAACACAAGTCAATCAAATACTTGAGCTTGGTCAAAGAGCCAAGCAAAAGATGATCACTGCAAATCTACGGCTGGTAGTTTCTATCGCCAAAAAATATCAGCGCCGTAACTTAGAGTTTTTGGATTTAGTTCAAGAAGGCGCGATCGGTCTACAAAGAGGAATAGAAAAGTTTGACCCTAATCGTGGTTATAAGTTATCCACTTACGCATATTGGTGGATTAGTCAGGCTATTACCAGAGCGATCGCCGAAAAATCTCGCACAGTCAGGCTACCGATTCACGTTAACGAAAAACTCAACCAAATTAAGAAGGTACAGCGAGAGTTTTTTCAAACGCTAGGTCGCCGTCCTAGTGTAGCAGAAATTGCCCAAAAATTAGAATTAGAACCCAACCAAATTCGAGAATATCTCAAGGTTGCCAGTGGGACGATTTCTCTAGATTTAAAGGTAGGGGATAACCAAGAAACAGAACTGAGCGAACTTTTAGCCTCGGAGGGCATTTCGCCAAATGAAAACACCACTCATGAAATGTTGCGTCAAGACCTAAGTGATTTGTTAGCTTCACTCAAGCCAATGCAACGCGAAGTGTTAATCTTACGCTTTGGACTTTTGGATAACCAAGAGCAAAGTCTAGCCCAGATTGGCGAAAAGCTAAATATTAGCCGAGAGCGAGTGCGCCAAATCCAGCAGCAGGCAATGACTGCTCTGCGTCGTCAACAGCCATCTATTGGGCAGTATTTAACTTCTTGA